DNA sequence from the Parasphingorhabdus cellanae genome:
CACACTAAGACTATCATGCTGAACCACCATTGAACGACAATATAATGCAACTCATCGCCGTTTTCCATATGTTGAGGGGTCAATTCGTGCCGGATAGTGACTCTGTGTACAGAGGATCGAGGTTCCAAATATCAAACTTTATAAGGATATATAGCGCACCTACTATCTGCGATCATGGCAACATAGCAAAGCGATATCGTCAGGCTGGACATGATGACCAAGCTGCCGCGTATTTCGACCTTAAAATCCTGAGAAACATCAAGTTACATCTTGATACGAATAGTCAAGACAGCTTAGATGATGCTAGACGTAGGATACCGGCCCTCTCCATCAATTGTTTCAGAAAAGCAGCATATTACCATGGATCAAAATATTCAGAAGGACATTTGGGGCGGTCAGATTTTATTGGTCTCTGACGATACCGAGCTGCGTGCGCTCTATGTCCATGCGATTGAACTGCTTGGCGGACGCTGCACCGCATTGCCTATCAGCTTCAATAGTGATGATATAGGTGAACAGATAAATGTTGCGACCATCGTGGTGCAGATTACCGAATGGGATGGCGTTCAGCGCGAGGCGCTGGGCAGAGTTGAGCGGTTTTGTGAAGCCTCTCGTCTGCCGATGCTGATACGCACTGATCTCAATCTGCTGGATATGATTTTGGCAGAAGTAGAATATCCGCATGTTGAGCATCTGCTGAGCGACAGCGTGGCGGAGCTTTTTGTATCACTGGAACATCGCACGGAACGCCCAATCAGCAGCTTGTTTGCAGACCGGGACGAAATAGATCTGGTCGATCTCAAGAAAATTTCTGCTGACGTCGAACGTATTGCAAGGGCCTTGGTAAAATTGTCCGGGACGAAGCCAGCTGCTGGTGAAAGGCGTCTGATCAATAGCCCGTTTCTTGAGCCGGAGGCGCAAACAAAAGTCGCGGATTCTCCGATTGGTTTCAAAGCGGGAGCATCAGGCGATTTGCAGGGAGCAGATAGCGACCGTGCGCCGGAACATCGGCCTACCACAGTACTCGATAACATATCTGCCGATGAAGTACGGGGACTGATTCGGGCAAGGCGGCTGCGCGATCAGTATTTCGACGGGGAGCTTTTTGCCGATCCGGCATGGGACATGTTGCTCGACTTGATGGCTGCTCAACTTGAAGGAACAAAAGTCGCGGTTTCCAGCCTTTGTATTGCGGCATCCGTCCCGCCGACTACGGCGCTGCGCTGGATCAAAACCATGACCGAGGAAGGTGTTTTTGAGCGAAAGGCCGATGAAAGAGACGGCCGCCGGATATTTATAGAATTAAGTGAGGAAGCCACCGCGGGAATGGTTGGACTTTTGACCATGATTCGCCGTGAGGGGCTCATACTGATCTGATTCAGGCAAAAGAAAACCCGCCAGTCGCCGGGCGGGTGATTCTTTCGTGATAGCTTATCCGGGCTGTGCCAGAAAAACTTATCCCAGCGCAGCGAGACGCTTTGTCAGGCGGCTGAATTTGCGCGATGCCGTGTTTTTGTGGAACACACCGCGGGCCACGCCGCGGGCCAATTCTGGCTGGACAGCAGCAAGAGCAGTGGTTGCAGCGGCTTTATCGCCTGCTTCCAAAGCCGCTTCAACGGACTTAATTTTCGTGCGAATCTGGCTCACGCGGTTCTTGTTAATGACCGTGCGGCGCTCGTTGCGACGGATACGTTTCTTTGCTTGCGGCGTATTAGCCATGAAATTTCCTCAAAAAACTGAAATGCTGAAGTGC
Encoded proteins:
- a CDS encoding winged helix DNA-binding protein; its protein translation is MDQNIQKDIWGGQILLVSDDTELRALYVHAIELLGGRCTALPISFNSDDIGEQINVATIVVQITEWDGVQREALGRVERFCEASRLPMLIRTDLNLLDMILAEVEYPHVEHLLSDSVAELFVSLEHRTERPISSLFADRDEIDLVDLKKISADVERIARALVKLSGTKPAAGERRLINSPFLEPEAQTKVADSPIGFKAGASGDLQGADSDRAPEHRPTTVLDNISADEVRGLIRARRLRDQYFDGELFADPAWDMLLDLMAAQLEGTKVAVSSLCIAASVPPTTALRWIKTMTEEGVFERKADERDGRRIFIELSEEATAGMVGLLTMIRREGLILI
- the rpsT gene encoding 30S ribosomal protein S20, whose translation is MANTPQAKKRIRRNERRTVINKNRVSQIRTKIKSVEAALEAGDKAAATTALAAVQPELARGVARGVFHKNTASRKFSRLTKRLAALG